In Setaria viridis chromosome 5, Setaria_viridis_v4.0, whole genome shotgun sequence, the genomic stretch GAAATTTCAGAGTTAAAACTACAGAAATGGAATTGCTGCTGTACTTGCTAGCGAGAGGTTATGCAGCGTTTTTCAGAGGTGCAAACCTGCAACAAATATGCGCAGAAGCTCGCAGCTAACTTTAAGCGCACTTGCATTGGCTGACAGGTGAACACATCATGTCAGCATATCATGAACAATACACAATAAGGTCGCAACAAAATTAGTTTCGACTGTATAGTGTCCAGCTGAACCATAAGGGCGAAAAAAACCCAGTCAAATACAGCTTTCGCTCTATCCAGTGCCAATGCTTGATCCCTTACAAAAACAGAAATCCAGTCCTACTCTTATCCCAAGTTACTGCCAGAAATAAGCCACTAAATCAGTCATAAACAAAGACGGAAAGATCCCAAAGTTTAAAGCAGGTTTTAACATCATACCTAGGAACCTTTCACTGTCTAGTTCAAATCTAGAGAAAAACcagaagataaaaaaataaacacTAATGAGGCACCATGTGTCAGTAGTTTGCTCAGACAGCCTAACACTTGAGGCATGTAGGTGTGATTATCCAAGTCAATTCATGACGAACAAGGTCAAATTGTTTTAACCTTTTCATATAGTTATTGCCAAATGACAATATTATGTCTCTTTTAGCAATAAAGCTTACACTCTATAGTCAAAACACTGAAGCCATCTACTTGAACAGAAAACAGGTGCTAAAATGAAAGAATTTCTTGGTGCTAGGTGACCAAGATAAGTGTTTACTGCTATAACTACTAATCCGTAATCAATGACTATAACATAAAACCTGCTAAGTGCCTGGCTTGTTATACTGAAACCTGGTAATGGATCTGTGTAGCCCCCTTGAATAACTTTAACCACAAATTTCATCTGGTAGACATTTGCTACTGTTTTTTTAATGTCATACGTTACTTGTTCTCAATGCTATAATCGGTagtccctccatttcaaaatgtaaGATGTATTTTGGTTCCTTGGGACAAGACTTTGAACACCTTAATATATCATTTACGCAATACAAAATTATATTCATCATTTATGTATTAAGTCCAGGTCGGTCGAGTTTTATTTGTGAAAAGGCGCAAATGCTTGTATGAATTTCTGGTTTTGTGTGGGTGCGTGTGTGGACTTGTAAGGGCtcttcccctttttcttcttcttaacataatgatacgcagctctcctgcgcgTTCGAGAAAAgcaaaaatcatattcataagAAAGTACTTTTCAACAAGTCTAACATCAATATTGCCAAATAAGATGATATTACATCTGATGTAGCAACACAGCTACACTCAGGAAGACTAGAAGCCATCCACTTGAACACAAAATAGGTGCTAAGCTGCAAGAATTTGTGTGCTAGGTGATCAACGTAAGTGTTTACTGTTACAACTAGTAATAGGAGCAAATGAAAGACTGATTAATGAATATATGATCAATCCTATTAAGTGGCTGGCTTGCCATACTGAAACCTGCTAAAAAAATTGGATCTATGCTCTGAGTAGCCCCCTGCCCTCTGAAATAGTTTCAAAAAGAACTTTTAACTAAAAATGTCTCTGGTGGACACATTACTGATTGACAATGCGATAACATGCACGCACATCCCTACGTAGGCAACAAAAATTTAAGCACCAATTTTTCTTTGTAGTCTTAACAGTCTATGCAAGAGGGTGGGGACTGGGGAAACAATGGCTAACAGGTTTCTGTGCAAACTGATGCCGTTCAACTGCACTAAAGACCAACACACGCACTTTCTGCAAGCTATGTCATAGTGTTTTCCTAATGTTCAACAGGTGTCTTCATCAAGCATGTTACAAATCCTTGCCGCTagtaaaagaagaagaaaataaaagactCACTTACCAGTTGTACTCCGGTTTCTCCTCGAGGTCTCCAGAGCAGGCTGCAAATTAGAAAACAAAGCACACTTGTCAGTAGAAGGGGGAAAGGGGCGGTCCAGAAAAAAATTCTGAACACCTAGGTTCGGGGCTGGACCGATTAATCACCTCGACGTCGATGTCCTCGTTGCCACCGCTGCCCTTCTCTGCCCGCCGTCTCCACACCAGCTTGAAGATGGCGTGAATCAGGTCCTGCTCAAATCCCCAAAAATAGGTTACAGCTCCCAGCAGAACCTGAATTTCAGCGGAAAGAAAAATCGGAGGGAGGGTCGGTTGTGGTTCAGGGCAGATGAACTCACCAGATCGAATGTCTCTGCAGCACGCGAGTTGCCCGTAGTCGCATCTTCATCCATGGCGGCTTGCATCTTTGCTGGGACTGGATGGGGTGAGGAGGTAGAAATTAAAGGTATGCAAATAATTAAAGTTTGATAATTGCATATTTAATTAGACATAAAAATGTAACAAGTCCATGGGCATGTAGCCATGATTAACCCAAATTACATCCATGACACTCACTAGGAGGTCTGACCAATACGCATATAGCAAGTCCTTACATATATAGCCCTAATTAACCCACGATTACATATATCACAATCACACATAATTAGGAGGTCTGATCACTACACATATATAAGTCCATACCACATATGTAGCCACAATTAACCTATAACATATAGCACAGTTACATATGTAATTAGGAGGCCTTGATCCTTTCACATATAGCAAGTCTATACATATGTTGCCATAAATAACCCACTGTGCAATGTTTTTACGGGTACAAGCAAAAGTATGACACTTCACATTGATGCTGGTAGACAAATGCCTCTCTTACTCAATTAATCTGAATATATTAAAAGCTTGGTCCTCTTGTCCAATtaaattacaaaaaaaatatgatcgTCATAATCTGAATATACACTTACAAATAGTATAAAGGTTAGTATTTGCAATGCACGCAGCAATCATGTGTATCAATAAGTTTCGAGCACCAAATTTTTACTTTGCTGCTGTGCAGTCCATTTTTAACATAGCAAGTGTATCATAAATTTTAGAAAACGAGCAAAGCAACATCTCGAGAGAGGGAGGTAGACAAGGTGCTTCCCCTCCCTGAAATATACAGAGTAATAACATCATGAACACCCAATCACTTCATCAATCCGTCTTACCCTAGCCCTATATGCATACATATGTTGGGATTCTATTACCTCGAGGTGCTGGTGAAGGGCGTCGGCTCTTCTTGGTGGGGAAGAGCGATGAGGTGCTGGTGGAGCCCTATTTGCTCAGGACGGAGCAGGATTGAGGTAGGGCGCCGATCTGTTCGCACTAGAGGAGAAGTGAGTGAGGGAGGGCGCCATCTGCTCATACGCAgggaagagggagggaggcgctCAATCTGCTTAcccggaggagggagggagggagggacggaCGGCCGCGGCACctggacgccgccgcctgcggccAGGTATGTTTTGATGACAAATGCTGAACTTTTGTAAACCAAATATTGAAATATGTGACACCTCGCTTAAGTATTTTAAATCATTAAAATTTCGAGATGTTTCGAATTTGGAACAAGACTCTGGTTTGTTTTTCTTTATTAATTCAAAACTTGCATAAATTCCTACATGAGTGTTGCTTATGTATGTTACAAAACCCTAGCCCCATCTAAACTCCCAAATCACTTCAAATTTGAACAAAATCTCGAGCACTAAAATCTCTCCAAACAAATACAAGCTTCAAACTCCATAACTGTCTAAAAGGCCTTTTTCCCCCTGATTTTCTCACATATTTCTGTAGTTTCTAGTTGTGCCCAAATCATGTTGAATTAGATTTCTACAATTTTTTGCGGAAATTAAAACCTAACATCAAGCCTAATCACCTATCGTGCCTACAACCTTAAAATGTGTGTCTATTCTACTCGTATAAATGTTTGCAACCTAATTCCAACCCTATACTAGCATGGCAATTCTAGGATTGAAATGCAGAAAGTAAATGCGGAATTTAAGCGTGGAATGTAAAAACTGGAGAGAGTATTAGAacgttgatttttttttcccgcaGTATCGAATAGTTGGTAGTCTCCCCTAGTCATCGTTGGAGCACCCGCGCAAGGGCATAGCTCCCCCTTGATCCGTGCAAGGACCAAGTGGTCACTAGTGGTAATCCATTCTCCACTCCGGATCGATGGATTCCAAACCGAGCACAACACTTCTTAGGGCTTCTCACCAGACACCTCCTTGAGAGCTCACCAAGAAAACTACCACTAAGCCGTCTACGTGATGCCGATCACCGAGAGTAACAAGCAAAGACTCTCATTTGACCTACTCAATCCAAAAAGATGGATGGATGCACACTTATTGCTACTCTCCGAACACTAATGATGTCCTTAACCTTTAAGAACTTCTCTAATTACTTCTAGTGCTCAACTTGCCCTTGTCCTCCAAATTATCCCATCAACTTCACTGAGTGCCACGAGAGCTAAAATGAACCAGCCTAATGTGCATTTATAGGCCAAGGTAAAAAACTAACTGTTGCTGTCATGTGCACAGAAATCCCAATCACCCACTTATATGGTGATACCAAGATGGAGCCACCAAATCAATCGGTGAAAGATTCAAGTACAAGTCTTCAACTATAACATCCCATATTTTTACGAGATGTTTGGATTTGCAAAAATGtggatttcaaaaaaatttgtgTTGTGAAGTGAAATTTGCCAACTATAAGAGTGTCTTAAGTGAATCTCTCCCAAAACTCCTAGAATTAACTTATAGATTAGAATGAAATGCTAAGGTGTCATATGTGCTAGTGTGAATCTTTGGAGTTCATTTGGAatttatttggatttgtttgagTGGGATTAGTATTTGAATTGGATTTCAAATACAATCAAACTAGAAGAGCAAACTAAACCTAATCTGAGCCCAAACCAACCCAGCTAACCTCACCAGCCCACCTATCTAACAACCCAACCTAAAGTTGGAGCAAAAATTGGAACTTCTGGTTTTCCAAAATCGAAACCTCCAGTTTTCTGCCCAGACCGCCTCTGCACCGCAGACGTTGACTGCCTGGCCCCACTTGTTAGCCACACGCGCCACTGTTCCACTTTCTTCCTCACAGCGTGCACGCGCGCGGCACGGGCGCAACAGCGACGTGCGACCTGTCCACGCCACTTTTTCACGCTGGCGCCTCCGGATGCTTGCCATGCCGCCTGGCCACATCCTCCACCGTGCATCGTCGCCTAGAACCCTAGCCGCCTCCTATTAGAGCTCCACACCAACCACTCCCGTCCCCATCCGAAATTGGGATTTTCCCCTTCACCTGCCGCCAttaggagaagaggaggagggaggagggggttcaggggatggggagaGGATGCCAAAGGAGGAGAAGACCGCTGCTGCCCCGCCGGAGAGCTGTCAAGCCCGTGCCTATTTGTTTCACATCTTCATCGTGCCGTTTCATCCCTCGTCCGCAAGCCCACTAGGTGAGCTTCACGACCCCCGCTCGCCTGGGTGAACCGCCACCGCATCTGTGACCTGAATCGCGCGCTTGCACGCACGCAAAGCCCGCCACATCCGAACCCTTAGCAAAACTGGAGCTTCCGGTTTCCAAACTGCAACTTTTGGTTCTGCTCAGCCCAGTTTGTAGTAGCTCTAGAAACCTTAGAAAGTCTCAGCCAAATGAACCCCAAACCGGAACATCCAGTTCTCCAAAACCGGAACATCCAGTTTCCTAAACCAGAACTTTCTGTTTCAAAATCGCAACATCCAGTTTTCTAAATCAGAACTTCCTGTTTCAAATTGGAACTTTCGGTTCCAAAGTCGGAGCTTCCGGTTTTCATCCCCAGAAATCAAAAACTCCCCACATCAGCATAACTACCCGCCTATAAATCTCTAAAGCTACCTGTAAACCCTTGTGACAGTTTGCATCCAGATTGCAGCTGACCTACGGCCAGATAACAACTAACTTCTTTGTTTCCTATTTTCGCCTATCATATGAAAATACCGAAAAATGTTTTCAACTTCAAAAAGTCATAACTAAGTCATTCTaattccaaaaattatgaaactagtttcataattttccTAAAATCATACAGCACACATTAGAATAGGCTTTGTTCTTATTTGGTTCTTTTTTGGATCTCTTTTGGAGTTACTTTGCAACTAGACTCCTGATAATTATGGTAATTGCGTAATTAGGAGCTACCAGAGACTCGGAGCTGAAcccggagccggagccatttGAGGACTACTACGAGGAGAAAGACTACTTAGGTTCATGCCCATTcgatttgaatacccattaggcattgctCAATTAGTATGCTACCACTTTATTTCctcgcatgatgatgatgaaccttgCATAGCCTTTTTTATGCCTTGAATCCTTGTTCGACCTACTACCATACTACTTATATATGCTATGTGTGATGCTAGCATATATATGGGATATTGTGATTAGAATTCTTGGCGTGTGTGGGATTAAAACTGgcaggagaagttgattttggGATACTTGACGGGGatgagctttacacaacccaatcaTCAGATTGGGGGCTTAGGGTCCGTTCTCGGACATTCcttgtttggtacttgttgcgagtacacagttgaggagcataggagttgggggtgaTACCTGTTATGGGTGCCGTTGCGGACCACATTGTGGAGACTTTTTTGGGAGCTAGGGGCTCGCCCCGGTTTGAAACCGAGTGGGTCGCCATTTTTCACgggaatatgttaaacgtgCATGACACTCGCTGAATTATGGGTTTAAGCCTGGGTCGAGACTGGCAAGTGCGGTACCATACCTGTTGTAGGATAGAGTATCAGTGTAAGAGGGAGTGGTGCTGACCTTTAGCCtcctgatttgcttttgcccccgattggccccggtgggagtgcttcacagtTCCGGGGTGGTCTTTTGTGGGGGATCATATCCGAGCCCGGATGCAGGATGGTATCGTAACTCCCAGTTTCTTCGCTCGGTAGGGTGACGTTCTCTCGGTCGATGGACCGTTTGGGCTCACTCCAAGATGGGTCCAGGTGTACACACTTTGCACagttaaaactatacgtatagccACGTCCTCGGTCATGGACAACCTTGTATCACGACAACTCTTCATTGTTTTGGGATATCTCTACCTCCCCCTTATAGCTACTTGTGTGTGGTGAGCCGCAACTGTAGTCGGGAAGAGGGGAAGTTGCTCCCTTTCCCTTTAGGATCACgctgtagttgttgagaggtgaagagagggagtcttcgCCTCGACCTTAGTATGAACATAGGATGATGGTGATTGGGACCCTGTCGAGGCAGGTGTGCCCGATGTGATGAGAGATTGGGATAATGGATATAGAGTTTTATTCTTTACGCTTGTTGCTGCATAGGAAACCCGAGTCTATTCCTCGACTATATTTATGACCACTAGCATTAGGCTAattaaagcttgcatacggatGGTGATGTGAACTTGTCCTAATCCTTGGGGACATATTGTGAGTTTGCAGGTTACGAGTCCGACTGACAACAACCACGATAGTTGGTATGGCTGAGGGTTGTTGTGCTACGCTCAAGAATGCCTGTGGAGGTGatcatgaagatggagatgCTTCCAAAAGCTAGCTACCACTGTGATGGTTTTATTCATGTCGTTTAGCCCAAGGGGCATGTACCAGATCATACTCTCACATTTTgggatgtaataaataaatttGTATTGTTGTTGTGGTATGGAAGTGATATTTATGCTGAAATGAGTTATGTATGTGATAGCTATTGATCCAGGGACTATCACGAGGATACAGGGAGTTGGATTTATCCTTACAGAAATCCGGTTCATTTCagatggtatcagagccatgcTTGACCGTAGCACATTGCCCTAGACATGGTCGTTAGCAATAAGGATTTCCTTACGCTCCGTTGCTATATATACTCCTTGAACTATATTACGAAAGCTCTTCCTCATTTGAAAACTGCTTACTTACCTACGCTAACTCAACGTTTTCTTTTGTGGCACAGGAAGCAATGGTAGACGAAATCGAGGTCTTGCTTAAGCACTATGGGGAGATCCTGAGGTGGATGGAGAAAGCCCTGATGAAGCTGGGATCCTATCGGCCCACATCCACTACCGTGCTGTTTGGGTGTACCCCGGAGTCGCCCCTTACGTGCATGCTATGGTTGTGGTGACCCTGCACCCATCCTGGCTAGACTTCGCTAGAGAGGTATCGCATGGGATGGGATTCTCCGTGAAGACTGCACTCGACTTCGCAAGCCGAAGACTGTTGGTGAAGGTGTTGGCTCGGTACCGGGGGGAGTTTGAGTCCACGAGCTTCCGACTCCTTCCCTAAGGGTACTGGGGCACGCCTAACCTCGAGGACATGCAGGAGGAGGTGCGGATTGTGCCACTCCACGATGAGGACGAGGCGTTGTCTACCACCGGGTCTTACCTGGCCGACCTCGACAACCACGTCCACCAACTTGAGTCTGAGGCACTGGACTTCCACTGCGCCTTTGACCAGGCCACCGCGAGGGCCCGTGAGTACTATCCTCAATGCCAGGCTCTCTCGAGAGAGAACTACACTCTCCGTCACTAACTCTAGCAGCTTGAGAGTGCTCTCAACACTTCTACTGCTACCTTGGTCCGTGTGGAGAAGGAACGAACAGACATCAATGAGGTACTGATTCATACAACGGAGGACAAGAGGAAGCTTCACGTGAGTCTAGACCGACCGAAGCAGCAGATGGAGGGAAAGGACGACCTTCTGACTGTTCGTGGACACCTGCTTGGCTGTGTGCAAGAAAAGATCGAGGAGTTGGAAACCAACTAGAAGCACAATGTGGCATACATAGCTGTGCTCACTCGTACCGCGTTGTACCTTCAGGACAAGTCCAAGATGCTACTTAAGACTTGGAAGGATGCGGATTCGATCCATGTGGACAAGCTCCTGGAGGCGAGTAGCGAGCTTCCACCCGAGTCTCAGTGTGCCGTATGCGAGGAGGACTTCACTGTGTACCCGACCACGCTTAAGCTCCACTTGTGTCCGCCCGAGCATATGCCCACCCCCATGGAGACCGAGGAGGTGAAGGCCACACAGGCAATGGTTGAGAAGATGTTCACCCCTGAGCACACCCTTGAGGATTGCTGCCTTATCTCTTACAAGAAGGATCGCACTGAGGAGCGTGCTTGAGCGATGCCACCGAGCAAGAATAAAAGTAGAGTTGTA encodes the following:
- the LOC117857343 gene encoding protein MHF2 homolog, coding for MQAAMDEDATTGNSRAAETFDLDLIHAIFKLVWRRRAEKGSGGNEDIDVEPALETSRRNRSTTANASALKVSCELLRIFVAEAIQRSAFIAEAEDATVIEPTHLERVLPQLLLDF